Below is a genomic region from Caulobacter rhizosphaerae.
CCGCCGGGTCGCCGGACGCAAAAAGGGCCCCGGATCACTCCGGGGCCCCTTTCGTCAGCCGAGGCTGAAAATCCTTAGTCTTCCGAGTCGGCGGTGAACACCGGACCGGAGTCCTTGCCCTTGGCCGAGACGTCGCGGTCGACGAACTCGATGACGGCCAGCGGGGCGTTGTCGCCGTAGCGGAAGCCGGCCTTCAGGACGCGGATGTAGCCGCCCTGACGGTCCTTGTAGCGGGGACCGATGGTGGCGAACAGCTTGCCGACTTGCTCGACGTCGCGGACGGTCGAGATGGCCTGACGACGGGCGTGCAGGTCGCCGCGCTTGGCCAGGGTGACCAGCTTTTCGACGAACGGACGCAGTTCCTTGGCCTTGGGCAGGGTGGTGACGATCTGCTCGTGCTTGATCAGCGAGGCCGACATGTTGGCGAACATGGCGGTGCGGTGAGCGGACGTGCGACCGAGTTTACGGTGAGCCTTACCGTGACGCATTGTAGTGTCTCCTGGGCCGGGGCCCGCTGTCGCGCGAAGAAAAGCGCGGATTGTCACCAATCCCGGCGGCGTCCCGGCCGGGTTCAGAACGAAGCGCCGGGGCCCTCCACCGCTGTTGCGGCTTCAAAAGGCCCAGGCCGCCCTGCAAGAGAGCGGCCCGGATTAAGCGCGGTACTCAGTACGTTTAGATCTGGTCTTCGAACTTCTTGGCCAGGTCTTCGATGTTTTCCGGCGGCCAGTTCGGCACGTCCATGCCCAGGTGCAGGCCCATGCCGGCCAGCACTTCCTTGATCTCGTTCAAGGACTTGCGGCCGAAGTTCGGGGTGCGCAGCATCTCGGCTTCGGTCTTCTGGATCAGGTCGCCGATATAGACGATGTTGTCGTTCTTCAGGCAGTTGGCCGAGCGGACCGACAGTTCCAGTTCGTCCACCTTCTTCAGCAGGGCCGGGTTGAACGGCAGTTCCGGCTTGGCCTCGTCGGCGGTCTTGGCCTTAGGCTCTTCGAAGGTGATGAAGATCTGCAGCTGGTCTTGCAGGATGCGGGCGGCGTAGGCAACCGCGTCCACCGGCGTGACCGCGCCGTTGGTTTCCACTTCCAGGATCAGCTTGTCATAGTCCAGCGACTGGCCCTGGCGGGTCGGCTCGACGCGATAGGCGACGCGCTTGACCGGCGAGTACAGGGCGTCGACCGAGATCAGGCCAATCGGGGCGTCTTCCGGGCGGTTGCGGTCGGCCGGCACGTAGCCCTTGCCCGTGTTGACCGTGAACTCCATGCGCACCGAGGCGCCGTCGTCCAGCGTGCACAGCACGTGGTCGGGGTTCAGGATCTCGATGTCGGCCGGGGTTTCGATCTGACCCGCGGTGACCGGGCCGGGGCCCGTGGCGCGCAGGGTCATGCGCTTGGGGCCTTCGGCGTGCATGCGCACAGCCAGTTGCTTGATGTTCAGAACGATGTCGACGACGTCTTCGCGGACGCCTTCGAGCGAGGAGAATTCGTGTACGACGCCATCGATCTGGATGGCGGTGACGGCGGCGCCCTGAAGCGAGGAGAGCAGGACGCGGCGGAGAGCGTTGCCGAGCGTCACACCGAAGCCGCGTTCGAGCGGCTCAGCCACGATGCGAGCCTTGCGGGTCGCGTCGGCGCCAGTCTCGATTTGCGGCTTCTCAGGACGGATCAGCTCGTTCCAGTTTCTTTCGATCACGTGGTCGATCCCTTGAACGCGGCTCGCCGGCCGCGTTTGGCGCAGCCGGCGAAGGAGAATTGGGTCTAAAAAGTACTAGACGCGACGACGCTTGGGCGGACGGCAACCGTTGTGCGGGATCGGCGTCACGTCGCGGATGGTCGTGATGGTCATGCCGGCGGCCTGGAGGGCGCGCAGGGCCGACTCACGGCCCGAACCCGGACCCGACACGTTGACCTCAAGGGTCTTCACACCGTGCTCGGCGGCCTTCTTGCCCGCGTCTTCCGCAGCCATCTGAGCGGCGTACGGGGTCGACTTGCGCGAGCCCTTGAAGCCCATCATGCCGGCGCTCGACCAGGAGATGGTGTTCCCCTGGGCGTCGGTGATGGTGATCATGGTGTTGTTGAACGAGGCGTTCACGTGCGCCACGCCCGAGGTGATGTTCTTGCGTTCGCGCTTTTTAACGCGAGCCGGTTCCTTGGCCATCGTCAGGCTACCTTATTTCTTCTTGCCGGCGATCGGCTTGGCCGGACCCTTGCGGGTACGAGCATTCGTGTGCGTGCGCTGACCGCGGACCGGCAGGCCCTTACGGTGACGCAGGCCGCGATAGCAGGCCAGGTCCATCAGGCGCTTGATGTTCATCGAATTTTCGCGGCGCAGGTCGCCTTCGACGGTGAAGTCCTTGTCGATCGTTTCACGGATCGCGAGCACTTCGGCGTCGGTCAGCTGATTGACCCGGCGGGCGTCATCGATGCCCACCTTCGTGACGATGTCACGAGCGGACTTCTGGCCAATGCCATGAATGTACTGAAGCGCGATCAAAACGCGCTTGTTCGTCGGGATGTTGACGCCTGCAATACGGGCCACGTCTAATGTTCTCCTAGTCACGCACTAAAGACGCGAACGGCGCGCCCGGCCCGGTCTTTCGACCCAGTCCGGCGCGCACAGATCGCGCCCTTTCGCGGAAGCGCCCCGTTATAGGGATAGTTGCGCGTCCGTCAATGGCGGAATCCGCTCGATCGAGAGGATTCCAACGAAGTCTTAAGCCACGACCGAAAGCGCGGCGTCGATAGAGCTGGCCACCGCTTCCACGGTTCCCATGCCGTCGACCTCCGACAGCTTGCCCTGCTCCCGGTAGTACGGCAGCAGCGGCGCGGTGTCGGCGTTGTAGCGATCCAGGCGGTTCACGAAGGTTTCGGGATTGTCGTCCGACCGTCCCTGCTCGGCGTATCGCTTGGTGATCCGTTCGATCAGGGCGGGTTCGTCTACCTTGAGTCGGAGAACGGAGTCGATCTTCTGCCCTCGCTTGGCCAGCATGGAGTCCAGGGCCTGAGCCTGGGCCACCGTGCGCGGGAAGCCGTCGAAGATGGCGCCGCCGACCGCCTCGGCCTCGGCCAGGCGATCCTCGATCAGGGCGATGACGATCTCGTCGGTGACCAGGTCGCCGCGATCCAGCACGCCCTTCACCTTCTGGCCGAGCTCGGAACCCGAGGCGATGGCGGCGCGGAGCATGTCGCCGGTCGACAGCTGGACCATGCCCCGCTGCTCGACCAGACGCTTGGCCTGGGTGCCCTTCCCCGCGCCGGGCGGACCGAACAGGATCAAGTTCATCAATGCGCTTCCTGCGTTTCCGCGAGTCTAACGCCCGCGCCCCGCTCAGACCTAGAGTGGGTTCGATAAAAACGGAAGCCGGTTTGTGACAAACCGGCTTCCGCATTCTGGCCTTCCGTCGCGCGCAAAGGGGTTTAGCGTCCCTTGCCGCCGCGCAGCTTCGACTTCTTGATCAGGCCCTCGTACTGGTGCGCCAGCAGGTGGGACTGGATCTGCGCGACGGTGTCCATGGTCACCGTCACCACGATCAGGATCGAGGTGCCGCCCAGGGCGAACTTGGTCGGGCCCATGCTGCTCATCAGCAGTTCGGGCAGGATGCAGACGGCGGTGATGTAGGCCGCACCGATCACCGTCAGGCGGGTCAGGACGTAGTCCAGATATTCCGCCGTCCGCTTGCCTGGCCGGATGCCCGGCATGAAGCCGCCGTACTTGCGCAGGTTTTCGGCCGTCTCGTCGGGATTGAACACGACCGAGGTGTAGAAGAACGAGAAGAAGATGATCAGGGTCGCGTAGAGCACCATGAACAGCGGTTGGCCGTGCTGCAGGGCGCCGACCACGGTCGGCAGCCATTGCAGCCAGTTGGGCAGGTTGGCCGTCGCCAGGAAGCCCATGGCGGTGGTCGGCAGCAGCAGCAGGCTGGAGGCGAAGATCGGCGGGATGACGCCGGCGGTGTTCAGCTTCAGCGGGATGAACGAGGTGTCGCCGCCGATCATCCGATTGCCTTGCTGGCGCTTGGGATAGTGCACCAGCAACCGGCGCTGCGAGCGCTCGATGAAGACGATGAAGAAGATCACGGCCACGGCCAGCACGGCCACGGCGAACAGGGCGAAACCCGACATCGCGCCGGTCTGCACCTGGGTGAACATCTGCACCACGCCCAGCGGCAGGGCGGCCACGATGCCGGCGAAGATGATCAGCGACACGCCGTTGCCGACGCCCCGGCTGGTGATCTGCTCGCCCAGCCACATCAGGAACAGGGTGCCGCCCGTCAGAGCGACGACGGTCGAGATGATGAAGAACACCGGGGCGATGCCGCCGACGATCATGTTGGGCTGGCTCTGCAGGCCCACGGCGATCGAGAACGACTGCACGATGGCCAGGATGACCGCCAGGTAGCGGGTGTACTGGTTGAGGGTCTTGCGGCCGGCTTCGCCGCCTTCCTTCTTCAGCTTCTCCCACGGCGGATACACCGAGCCCATCAGTTGCACGATGATCGAGGCGCTGATGTAGGGCATCACGTTCAGCGAAAACACGGCCATGCGCTGCACGGCGCCGCCCGAGAACATGTTGAACATGCCCAGGATGCCCTTCGACTGCTGCGAGAACGCGGCGGCGAAGGCTTCCGGATTGATCCCCGGGATCGGCACATAGGTGCCGAGCCGGTAGACGATCAGGGCGATGAGCGTGAACCAGATGCGCTTGTGAAGTTCGGTGGCCTTCTGGAAGGACCCGAAGTTCATGTTGGCTGCGAGTTGTTCGGCGGCCGAGGCCATTCAAATCCCCACGTCGAGAGCGCGCGCCGCGTCCGCGGCCTTGGTCGCGCTCCAAGCATAAATCCGAGCCGGATCCGGATGGCGGTGAATCGCCGGGGCCGGATCAAGCCCGAGTACGGAGCCGTACATAGGTGAGGCTCGCCGCGATGTCACGGCGAGCCTCATTATTCTGTCATCCCGATGGGAACGGCGGTCCTGGCAAGGTCTCCCCTGCCCTGTCCGCGATCCCGGCGACGGCGCCAGGGGCGCCCTCCGGGATGACACTATGGCTTTAGGCTTCGGCTTGCGCCTTGGCCTTCTTGGTCACGGTCACCGAACCGCCGGCGGCTTCCACGGCCTTGATGGCCGCTTCGGTCGCCGAATAGACGGTCAGCTTCAGGGCGGTCTTGATCTCGCCCTTGCCCAGCAGCTTCACGCCGTCCAGTTCGCGGCGGATCACGCCGGCGGCGACCAGGTCAGCGGGGGCCAGCTCGGCGCCGGCCTTGAACTTGCCGGCGGCCACGGCCTGCTCCAGGCGCCACAGGTTCACTTCGGCGAACTCCAGGCGGAAGGGGTTGTTGAAGCCGCGCTTGGGCATGCGCATGTGCAGCGGCATCTGGCCGCCTTCGAAGCCGGCGATGGCGACGCCCGAGCGCGCCTTCTGGCCCTTCACGCCGCGACCACCGGTCTTGCCCTTGCCCGAACCTGGGCCGCGGCCGATGCGCATGCGGCCCTTGGTCGAGCCGGGCGCCGGAGCCAGTTCATTCAGCTTGGTCATGTGTGCCTCTCCTTGGAGATCTGCGCCTGGCCAGCGGCCAGACTCGGCTTTGGAAAACAAAGAAACTCAAAACGAAAACCACCCCGGCTTTCACCGGGGTGGCGATTTCGACGTCTCGTAGCAGACCTACTCGACGATTTCCAGCAGGTGCTGGACCTTGCGGATCATGCCGCGCACCGAGGGGGTGTCTTCCAGCTCGGACTCGCGGCCCAGCTTGTTGAGACCCAGGCCAGCGAGCGTGGCGCGCTGGACGGCGTTGCGGCGGATCGGGCTGCCGGTCTGGCGAACCTTCACGGTCTTGGTTTGCGTAGCCATGTCTTAGCCCTCGATGGCGTCCGGAGCCGAGGCTCCGTCGGCGCGGCGGCCGAGAATGTCGCCAACCTTCTTGCCGCGCTTGGCGGCGATCTGGCGAGGCGACGATTGAACCTTCAGGGCCTCGAACGTGGCGCGAACCATGTTGTACGGGTTCGAAGACCCCGTCGACTTGGCCACGACGTCCTGGACGCCCAGGGTTTCGAGAACCGCGCGCATCGGACCACCGGCGATGACGCCCGTGCCGGGAGGGGCGGCGCGCATCATGACCTTGCCAGCGCCCCAACGGCCGTAGCCGTCGTGGTGCAGGGTGCGCGACTCGCGGAGCGGGACGCGGACCATGGTCTTCTTGGCTTCTTCGGTCGCCTTGCGGATGGCTTCCGGCACTTCACGCGCCTTGCCATGACCGTAGCCGACGCGGCCCTTCTGGTCGCCGACGACCATCAGAGCGGCGAAGCTGAAGCGACGGCCGCCCTTAACGGTGGCGGCGACGCGGTTGATGTGGACGAGCTTTTCGACGATGTCGCTGTCGACCCGCTCCTCGGGGGCGTTGCGGTCGCGACGGTCCCGGCGTTGGCCGCCTTCACCGCGCTGTTGGTCACCACGAGCCATGATGTTTCCCTTAGAAGTTCAGGCCGGCTTCGCGCGCGGCGTCGGCCAGGGCTTTCACCCGTCCGTGGAAGATGTAGCCGCCGCGATCGAAGACGACGTCCTTGACGCCCTTTTCGATGGCGCGCTCGGCGACGAGCTTGCCGACCAGAGCGGCCGCGTCCTTGTCCGCGCCCTTGGCCGAACCTTCACCCTCGAGGGTGGAGGCCGAAGCCAGGGTCACGCCGCGTTCATCATCGATGACCTGGGCGTAGATGTTCTTGGACGAACGGAAGACCGACAGGCGCGGACGACCGTTGGACAGGGCCTTGAGGCGGGTGCGGGTGCGTTGGGCACGACGCACGGCGGATTCGCGAGGTGAGAGCGCCATGGCTTACTTCTTCTTGCCTTCCTTGCGGCGAACCTTCTCGCCAGCATACCGCACGCCCTTGCCCTTGTAGGGCTCCGGCGGACGAATGCGGCGGATCTTCGCGGCAATCTCGCCAACCGCCTGCTTGTCAGCGCCGGCGATCTTGATTTCGGTCTGCTTGGGCACCGCGAAGGTGACGCCGGCCGGAGCCTCGACGTCCACGTCGTGGGAGAAACCGAGCTGGATGGAGAGCGCGGTGCCCTTCATCGCGGCGCGGTAACCAACGCCCACCAGCTCGAGGGTTTCCTCGAAGCCCGTGGTGACGCCGTGCACCATGTTGGCGACCAGCGTGCGGGACAGACCCCACATCGACTTGGCGCGGGTGGATTCGTTCCGCGGGACCAGGGTCAGCTCTTCGCCTTCGACCTTGATCTCGATTTCTTCCGGAACCGTCCAGGAGAGTTGGCCCTTGGGCCCCTTCACCGACACCGTCTGGCCTTCGAGCGTCAGGGTGACGCCCTTGGGGATCGAGACGGCCTTCTTACCGATACGTGACATGCTCTTTCCCTCCCGCGCCTAGTAGACGCGGCAGAGGACTTCGCCACCGACATTAGCGTCGCGTGCGGCGGAGTCCGACATGACGCCCTTCGGCGTCGAAAGGATCGAGATGCCCAGGCCGTTCTTGATCGGCTTCAGGTCCTTGATCGACGAATAGACGCGACGGCCAGGCTTGGACACGCGGCTGATCTCGGCGATCACGGGCTCACCGTCAAAATACTTGAGCTCGATCTCGAATTCGGGGAACGCGCCGGGCTTCTCGACCAGCGAGTAGCCGCGGATGTAGCCTTCGTCGGCCAGCACGTCCAGGACGCGGGCGCGCAGCTTGGAAGCCGGCGTCGCGACCTTGGCGCGCTTGCGCGTGGCGGCGTTCTTGATGCGAGCGATCATATCGCTCAGGGGATCGTTCATCGACATCTGATCGTCCTCACCAGCTCGACTTGACGAGGCCGGGGATCTGCCCTTGCGAACCCAGTTCGCGCAGAGCAATCCGGCTCATCTTCAGCTTGCGATAGTAGGCGCGCGGGCGGCCGGTCACTTCGCAGCGGTTGCGAATGCGAACAGCCGACGAGCTGCGCGGAAGCTTCGCGAGCTTCAGGCGGGCTTCGAAGCGTTCT
It encodes:
- the secY gene encoding preprotein translocase subunit SecY yields the protein MASAAEQLAANMNFGSFQKATELHKRIWFTLIALIVYRLGTYVPIPGINPEAFAAAFSQQSKGILGMFNMFSGGAVQRMAVFSLNVMPYISASIIVQLMGSVYPPWEKLKKEGGEAGRKTLNQYTRYLAVILAIVQSFSIAVGLQSQPNMIVGGIAPVFFIISTVVALTGGTLFLMWLGEQITSRGVGNGVSLIIFAGIVAALPLGVVQMFTQVQTGAMSGFALFAVAVLAVAVIFFIVFIERSQRRLLVHYPKRQQGNRMIGGDTSFIPLKLNTAGVIPPIFASSLLLLPTTAMGFLATANLPNWLQWLPTVVGALQHGQPLFMVLYATLIIFFSFFYTSVVFNPDETAENLRKYGGFMPGIRPGKRTAEYLDYVLTRLTVIGAAYITAVCILPELLMSSMGPTKFALGGTSILIVVTVTMDTVAQIQSHLLAHQYEGLIKKSKLRGGKGR
- a CDS encoding adenylate kinase → MNLILFGPPGAGKGTQAKRLVEQRGMVQLSTGDMLRAAIASGSELGQKVKGVLDRGDLVTDEIVIALIEDRLAEAEAVGGAIFDGFPRTVAQAQALDSMLAKRGQKIDSVLRLKVDEPALIERITKRYAEQGRSDDNPETFVNRLDRYNADTAPLLPYYREQGKLSEVDGMGTVEAVASSIDAALSVVA
- the rplF gene encoding 50S ribosomal protein L6; translation: MSRIGKKAVSIPKGVTLTLEGQTVSVKGPKGQLSWTVPEEIEIKVEGEELTLVPRNESTRAKSMWGLSRTLVANMVHGVTTGFEETLELVGVGYRAAMKGTALSIQLGFSHDVDVEAPAGVTFAVPKQTEIKIAGADKQAVGEIAAKIRRIRPPEPYKGKGVRYAGEKVRRKEGKKK
- the rplQ gene encoding 50S ribosomal protein L17, which produces MRHGKAHRKLGRTSAHRTAMFANMSASLIKHEQIVTTLPKAKELRPFVEKLVTLAKRGDLHARRQAISTVRDVEQVGKLFATIGPRYKDRQGGYIRVLKAGFRYGDNAPLAVIEFVDRDVSAKGKDSGPVFTADSED
- the rpsN gene encoding 30S ribosomal protein S14, with amino-acid sequence MAKKSAVNRNLAVKALVKQYADKRAALKAIANDESLPLEERFEARLKLAKLPRSSSAVRIRNRCEVTGRPRAYYRKLKMSRIALRELGSQGQIPGLVKSSW
- the rpsE gene encoding 30S ribosomal protein S5, which produces MARGDQQRGEGGQRRDRRDRNAPEERVDSDIVEKLVHINRVAATVKGGRRFSFAALMVVGDQKGRVGYGHGKAREVPEAIRKATEEAKKTMVRVPLRESRTLHHDGYGRWGAGKVMMRAAPPGTGVIAGGPMRAVLETLGVQDVVAKSTGSSNPYNMVRATFEALKVQSSPRQIAAKRGKKVGDILGRRADGASAPDAIEG
- a CDS encoding DNA-directed RNA polymerase subunit alpha; the encoded protein is MIERNWNELIRPEKPQIETGADATRKARIVAEPLERGFGVTLGNALRRVLLSSLQGAAVTAIQIDGVVHEFSSLEGVREDVVDIVLNIKQLAVRMHAEGPKRMTLRATGPGPVTAGQIETPADIEILNPDHVLCTLDDGASVRMEFTVNTGKGYVPADRNRPEDAPIGLISVDALYSPVKRVAYRVEPTRQGQSLDYDKLILEVETNGAVTPVDAVAYAARILQDQLQIFITFEEPKAKTADEAKPELPFNPALLKKVDELELSVRSANCLKNDNIVYIGDLIQKTEAEMLRTPNFGRKSLNEIKEVLAGMGLHLGMDVPNWPPENIEDLAKKFEDQI
- the rpmD gene encoding 50S ribosomal protein L30 — protein: MATQTKTVKVRQTGSPIRRNAVQRATLAGLGLNKLGRESELEDTPSVRGMIRKVQHLLEIVE
- the rpsM gene encoding 30S ribosomal protein S13; its protein translation is MARIAGVNIPTNKRVLIALQYIHGIGQKSARDIVTKVGIDDARRVNQLTDAEVLAIRETIDKDFTVEGDLRRENSMNIKRLMDLACYRGLRHRKGLPVRGQRTHTNARTRKGPAKPIAGKKK
- the rpsK gene encoding 30S ribosomal protein S11, coding for MAKEPARVKKRERKNITSGVAHVNASFNNTMITITDAQGNTISWSSAGMMGFKGSRKSTPYAAQMAAEDAGKKAAEHGVKTLEVNVSGPGSGRESALRALQAAGMTITTIRDVTPIPHNGCRPPKRRRV
- the rpsH gene encoding 30S ribosomal protein S8, whose amino-acid sequence is MSMNDPLSDMIARIKNAATRKRAKVATPASKLRARVLDVLADEGYIRGYSLVEKPGAFPEFEIELKYFDGEPVIAEISRVSKPGRRVYSSIKDLKPIKNGLGISILSTPKGVMSDSAARDANVGGEVLCRVY
- the rplR gene encoding 50S ribosomal protein L18, whose protein sequence is MALSPRESAVRRAQRTRTRLKALSNGRPRLSVFRSSKNIYAQVIDDERGVTLASASTLEGEGSAKGADKDAAALVGKLVAERAIEKGVKDVVFDRGGYIFHGRVKALADAAREAGLNF
- the rplO gene encoding 50S ribosomal protein L15; translated protein: MTKLNELAPAPGSTKGRMRIGRGPGSGKGKTGGRGVKGQKARSGVAIAGFEGGQMPLHMRMPKRGFNNPFRLEFAEVNLWRLEQAVAAGKFKAGAELAPADLVAAGVIRRELDGVKLLGKGEIKTALKLTVYSATEAAIKAVEAAGGSVTVTKKAKAQAEA